Proteins from a genomic interval of Streptomyces sp. NBC_01445:
- a CDS encoding MCE family protein, with amino-acid sequence MSTRRRLLVGTLALAVLLAAGIVGVRATGPGGTRITAYFERAVGIYAGSDLRILGVRVGRVASVDPEGTQVRVTLDIDDGVKVPAGARAVAVAPSVVADRYVQLTPAYTTGPALRDGAKLPASRNRTPVEIDQLYDSVTELGKALGPGGANAQGALSGLLDTGAKNLKGNGAAMGDSIEQFGKAAKTLNGSSDDLFTTLSQLQTFTTMLKEKDGGVRTAQENLDDVTNYFADNKDDLAAALKELGKALGQVKAFIKDNRGELKKNVERLVPITQTLVDQRASLAEALDVAPLAAGNVVNAYNPRTRTLDGRANLNELSMGGPLLPLPVAGGDR; translated from the coding sequence ATGAGTACGCGCCGCAGACTGCTCGTCGGGACACTGGCGCTCGCCGTGCTCCTGGCCGCCGGGATCGTCGGCGTACGGGCCACGGGGCCGGGCGGCACCCGGATCACCGCCTACTTCGAGCGGGCCGTCGGCATCTACGCCGGCTCCGACCTGCGGATCCTGGGGGTACGCGTCGGACGGGTCGCCTCCGTGGACCCCGAGGGCACCCAGGTGCGGGTCACGCTCGACATCGACGACGGGGTGAAGGTGCCGGCCGGGGCGCGGGCCGTGGCGGTCGCGCCCAGCGTCGTCGCCGACCGGTACGTGCAGCTCACGCCCGCCTACACCACGGGCCCCGCGCTGCGCGACGGCGCGAAGCTGCCCGCGTCCCGCAACCGCACCCCCGTCGAGATCGACCAGCTCTACGACAGCGTCACCGAGCTGGGCAAGGCGCTCGGCCCCGGCGGCGCGAACGCCCAGGGCGCCCTTTCCGGACTGCTCGACACCGGTGCCAAGAACCTCAAGGGCAACGGGGCGGCGATGGGCGACAGCATCGAACAGTTCGGCAAGGCCGCCAAGACGCTCAACGGCAGCAGCGACGACCTGTTCACGACGCTCAGCCAACTCCAGACGTTCACCACGATGCTGAAGGAGAAGGACGGCGGCGTGCGCACCGCACAGGAGAACCTCGACGACGTCACGAACTACTTCGCCGACAACAAGGACGACCTCGCCGCCGCGCTCAAGGAACTCGGCAAGGCACTCGGCCAGGTGAAGGCGTTCATCAAGGACAACCGGGGCGAGCTGAAGAAGAACGTCGAGCGGCTCGTGCCGATCACCCAGACGCTCGTCGACCAGCGCGCGTCGCTCGCCGAGGCCCTCGACGTCGCGCCACTGGCCGCCGGGAACGTGGTGAACGCGTACAACCCGCGCACCCGCACCCTGGACGGGCGCGCGAACCTGAACGAGCTGAGCATGGGCGGGCCCCTGCTGCCGCTGCCCGTCGCAGGGGGTGACCGGTGA
- a CDS encoding MlaD family protein encodes MITLAVRLKNLAFLVVAVLVLGYLGIRYADLGGYVGAADYYTVKVQLPRTGGLFTHSDVTYRGVSVGRVGPIGLTPDGVQAELRIKKSAPRIPDDAKAVVASLSAVGEQYIDLRPGRTDGPYLADGARIAPVATSVPRPVTDVLSSVDDLTTSVPLDSLRTVVDEFGKAFEGRGDDLQILMDNGSDFVQAADRALPQTTKLMADGEVVLRTQAEEGRAIRDFASGAKDLAATLKGSDADLRRLIMAAPEAATQLSALLRDLDPDIGVVLANLLTTSEVAVTRQHGTEELLVKLPAAVAAGASAVDGKKVNLGMAVTFFKPLPCTAGYSGTRYRLGTDLSAAPTLNKGARCTSPPSSGIGVRGSANAPDGGGVPKPARPGALSLPSVDDAADRTSPGMADLLALTPGSGA; translated from the coding sequence GTGATCACCCTCGCGGTCCGCCTCAAGAACCTCGCGTTCCTCGTCGTCGCCGTCCTCGTCCTCGGCTACCTCGGCATTCGATACGCAGATCTGGGCGGCTACGTCGGAGCCGCCGACTACTACACGGTGAAGGTACAACTGCCGCGCACCGGAGGTCTGTTCACACATTCCGACGTCACCTATCGGGGCGTGTCGGTGGGCAGGGTCGGACCGATCGGGCTCACTCCCGACGGGGTGCAGGCCGAACTGCGCATCAAGAAGTCCGCGCCCCGCATCCCCGACGACGCCAAGGCGGTCGTGGCGAGTCTGTCGGCCGTCGGCGAGCAGTACATCGACCTGCGCCCCGGCCGTACGGACGGCCCCTATCTCGCGGACGGGGCCCGGATCGCCCCGGTCGCGACGAGCGTGCCGCGTCCGGTGACGGACGTCCTGTCGAGCGTGGACGACCTGACGACATCTGTGCCGCTCGACTCGCTGCGCACCGTCGTCGACGAGTTCGGCAAGGCCTTCGAAGGACGCGGCGACGACCTCCAGATCCTCATGGACAACGGCTCCGACTTCGTCCAGGCCGCCGACCGCGCCCTGCCGCAGACCACGAAACTGATGGCCGACGGCGAGGTCGTGCTGCGCACCCAGGCCGAAGAGGGCCGGGCCATACGGGACTTCGCGTCCGGCGCGAAGGACCTCGCGGCCACGCTCAAGGGCTCCGACGCCGACCTGCGCCGCCTCATCATGGCCGCGCCGGAAGCCGCCACCCAGCTCAGCGCACTCCTACGTGACCTGGACCCGGACATCGGTGTCGTCCTGGCCAACCTCCTCACCACCTCGGAGGTCGCCGTCACCCGGCAGCACGGCACCGAGGAACTCCTCGTGAAGCTGCCCGCGGCCGTCGCGGCGGGCGCATCGGCCGTCGACGGAAAGAAGGTCAACCTCGGCATGGCGGTCACCTTCTTCAAACCCCTGCCCTGCACGGCCGGTTACTCCGGTACGCGCTACCGTCTCGGCACGGACCTGAGCGCGGCGCCGACGCTCAACAAGGGCGCGCGCTGCACGTCACCCCCGTCGAGCGGGATCGGCGTACGCGGCTCGGCGAACGCGCCGGACGGCGGAGGCGTCCCGAAGCCGGCCCGGCCCGGGGCGCTGTCCCTGCCCTCGGTGGACGACGCAGCGGACCGCACGTCACCCGGCATGGCGGACCTGCTCGCCCTCACTCCCGGGAGCGGCGCGTGA
- a CDS encoding MCE family protein produces MGCALSVVVAFCLTLGVIPVPTPSFGGIEDLPLPGGADLGPHPYTITADMKDVLSLVPRSAVKVNDVAVGRVTDIRLAGDGSWAARVTLRINGDVELPAGTSARLEQSSLLGEKYVQLVAPRNGTGSLRAGDRIPLSRTGRNTEVEEVFGALSLLLNGGGVNQLKTITTELNSALGGREPEVRSTLRRVNTLVTNLDDHRGDITAALDGVNQLSATLAHRKEDVGTVLTKLSPGLKTLKKQRGSLVTMLRSLDRLKGVAVDTIDAGQADMVADLKAIAPTLKALADAGKDLPDSLQVLLTYPFTDEVLRGVKGDYLNAYLDVTAVPGTQLIPPLTGDDPGPSPSRSTTAQSAASSRKPPLPLPSVTPGGGGR; encoded by the coding sequence ATCGGCTGCGCCCTGTCGGTCGTGGTCGCCTTCTGCCTGACCCTCGGCGTGATACCCGTCCCCACCCCGTCCTTCGGCGGCATCGAGGACCTGCCGCTGCCCGGCGGCGCCGACCTCGGACCCCATCCCTACACGATCACCGCCGACATGAAGGACGTGCTCAGCCTCGTCCCGCGGTCCGCGGTCAAGGTGAACGACGTCGCCGTGGGGCGCGTCACCGACATCCGCCTGGCAGGCGACGGCAGTTGGGCCGCGCGCGTCACCCTGCGCATCAACGGCGACGTCGAGCTGCCCGCCGGCACCAGTGCCCGCCTGGAGCAGTCCAGCCTGCTCGGCGAGAAGTACGTGCAGCTCGTCGCGCCGAGGAACGGCACCGGGTCCCTGCGCGCCGGCGACCGCATCCCCCTGTCACGCACCGGCCGCAACACCGAGGTCGAGGAGGTCTTCGGCGCCCTGTCGCTGCTCCTCAACGGCGGCGGCGTCAACCAGCTCAAGACGATCACCACCGAGCTCAACTCGGCGCTCGGCGGACGGGAACCGGAAGTCCGCTCGACGCTGCGCCGCGTCAACACCCTTGTCACGAACCTCGACGACCACCGCGGCGACATCACCGCGGCGCTCGACGGCGTCAACCAGCTGTCGGCGACACTCGCGCACCGCAAGGAGGATGTCGGGACCGTGCTGACGAAGCTCTCACCCGGGCTCAAGACCCTCAAGAAGCAACGGGGGTCGCTGGTGACCATGCTGCGCTCCCTCGACCGCCTCAAGGGAGTCGCCGTCGACACCATCGACGCGGGCCAGGCCGACATGGTCGCCGACCTCAAGGCCATCGCGCCCACCCTCAAGGCGCTGGCCGACGCCGGCAAGGACCTGCCGGACTCCCTCCAGGTCCTGCTCACCTATCCGTTCACGGACGAGGTGCTGCGCGGCGTCAAGGGCGACTACCTCAACGCGTATCTGGACGTGACGGCTGTGCCGGGCACCCAGCTGATCCCACCGTTGACCGGGGACGACCCTGGCCCGTCCCCGTCCCGCTCGACGACAGCGCAGTCCGCCGCCTCCTCGCGGAAGCCGCCGCTGCCGCTGCCCTCCGTGACGCCGGGGGGTGGTGGCCGGTGA
- a CDS encoding steroid 3-ketoacyl-CoA thiolase, translating to MAAEPVIVEAVRTPIGKRGGALANLHPAYLLGETYRELLGRTGIHADCVEQIVGGTVTHAGEQSMNPARTAWLTMGLPYETAATTVDCQCGSSQQASHMTANMIAAGVIDIGISCGVEAMSRVPLGSGSKHGPGKPFPEEWNVDLPNQFEAAERIARHRGLTRENVDSLGLISQERAATAWAEERFKRETFAVQVPTNEDEQAAGQGMWRLVDRDEGLRDTTMEGLGGLKPVMPTAVHTAGNSSQISDGASAIMWASKRMARALKLKPRARIVAQALVGADPHFHLDGPIDATRAVLGKSGMSLKDIDLVEINEAFASVVLSWAQVFEQDLAKVNVNGGAIALGHPVGATGARLITTALHELERQDKEFALITMCAGGGLATGTIIQRL from the coding sequence ATGGCCGCGGAACCCGTCATCGTCGAAGCCGTACGTACCCCGATCGGCAAGCGCGGAGGCGCGCTCGCCAATCTTCATCCCGCGTATCTCCTCGGCGAGACGTACCGGGAACTGCTCGGCAGGACCGGCATCCACGCTGACTGCGTCGAGCAGATCGTGGGCGGCACGGTGACCCACGCGGGCGAACAGTCCATGAATCCGGCACGCACGGCCTGGCTCACCATGGGCCTGCCCTACGAGACGGCGGCCACGACCGTCGACTGCCAGTGCGGCTCCTCGCAGCAGGCCTCGCACATGACCGCCAACATGATCGCCGCCGGTGTCATCGACATCGGCATCAGCTGCGGGGTCGAGGCGATGTCGCGGGTGCCGCTCGGCTCCGGCTCCAAGCACGGTCCCGGCAAGCCGTTCCCCGAGGAGTGGAACGTCGACCTGCCCAACCAGTTCGAGGCCGCCGAGCGCATCGCGCGCCACCGCGGACTGACCCGCGAGAACGTCGACTCGCTGGGGCTCATCTCCCAGGAACGCGCCGCGACCGCGTGGGCCGAGGAGCGCTTCAAGCGCGAGACGTTCGCCGTGCAGGTGCCCACGAACGAGGACGAGCAGGCCGCCGGGCAGGGCATGTGGCGGCTCGTGGACCGGGACGAGGGCCTGCGCGACACGACCATGGAGGGCCTCGGCGGGCTCAAGCCGGTCATGCCGACCGCCGTGCACACCGCGGGCAACTCCTCGCAGATATCCGACGGCGCCTCGGCGATCATGTGGGCGTCCAAGCGGATGGCGCGCGCCCTGAAGCTCAAACCGCGCGCCCGGATCGTCGCCCAGGCTCTCGTCGGCGCCGACCCGCACTTCCACCTGGACGGGCCGATCGACGCCACGCGCGCCGTGCTCGGCAAGTCGGGCATGTCGCTCAAGGACATCGACCTCGTCGAGATCAACGAGGCGTTCGCGTCCGTCGTGCTCAGCTGGGCGCAGGTCTTCGAGCAGGACCTGGCGAAGGTCAACGTGAACGGCGGGGCCATCGCCCTCGGCCACCCCGTCGGCGCGACCGGCGCGCGGCTCATCACCACGGCCCTGCATGAGCTGGAGCGCCAGGACAAGGAGTTCGCGCTGATCACGATGTGCGCGGGCGGCGGGCTGGCGACGGGCACGATCATCCAGCGGCTGTAG
- a CDS encoding nuclear transport factor 2 family protein, giving the protein MTRFTQPLLVSALALALVAGGVAAWAGWSWYGAAHDDSAAYAASRDDVLEAGEQAVQNLNTLDHRRVGIGLDLWESSTTGDLHSQLVKGRDEFAAQVRTAKTVSTAKVLSGAVTELDQRAGRARVMIALRVTVRASGQKATDKDSRMLGELIRTGGHWKLSALGQAPVGDTATTD; this is encoded by the coding sequence ATGACCCGGTTCACCCAGCCCCTGCTCGTCTCGGCGCTCGCCCTCGCCCTTGTCGCGGGTGGTGTCGCCGCTTGGGCCGGCTGGTCCTGGTACGGGGCGGCGCACGACGACTCCGCCGCTTACGCCGCCTCCCGCGACGACGTCCTGGAAGCGGGCGAGCAGGCCGTGCAGAACCTCAACACGCTGGACCATCGCCGCGTCGGCATCGGACTCGACCTGTGGGAGTCCTCGACCACCGGCGACCTGCACAGCCAACTGGTCAAGGGCCGCGACGAGTTCGCAGCACAGGTGAGGACCGCGAAGACCGTCAGCACGGCCAAGGTGCTGTCCGGGGCGGTGACAGAGCTCGACCAACGGGCGGGCCGCGCCCGCGTGATGATCGCCCTGCGCGTCACCGTCCGGGCCTCGGGCCAGAAGGCGACCGACAAGGACAGCCGCATGCTCGGCGAACTCATCCGGACCGGCGGCCACTGGAAGCTCAGCGCCCTCGGCCAGGCGCCGGTCGGCGACACCGCGACGACGGACTGA
- a CDS encoding cytochrome P450 — translation MPCPALPEGFDFTDPDLLQHRVPFPEFAQLRQTEPVRWIAQPTGISGFGDSGYWAVTRHADVKYVSTRPELFSSNLNTAVIRFNESISRDQIEVQKLIMLNMDPPEHTRVRQIVQRGFTPRAIRSLEDALRTRAGSIVETALANAAPDGSFDFVTNVAVELPLQAIAELIGVPQDDRTKIFDWSNKMAAYDDPEYAITEEVGAEAAMEIVSYAMNLAAARKECPAKDIVSQLVAAEDEGNLSSDEFGFFVILLAVAGNETTRNAITHGMHAFLTNPDQWELFKRERPESTAEEIVRWATPVVSFQRTATQDTELGGAQIKKGDRVGIFYSSANHDPEVFDRPDTFDITRDPNPHLGFGGGGPHFCLGKSLATLEINLIFNAVADAMPDLRLTGDPRRLRSAWLNGVKELQVSTG, via the coding sequence ATGCCGTGCCCAGCGCTGCCCGAAGGGTTCGACTTCACCGACCCCGACCTCCTCCAACACCGTGTCCCCTTCCCCGAGTTCGCCCAGCTGCGGCAGACGGAACCGGTCCGGTGGATAGCCCAGCCGACCGGCATCTCCGGCTTCGGCGACTCGGGCTACTGGGCCGTGACCCGGCACGCGGACGTCAAGTACGTCTCCACGCGCCCCGAGCTGTTCTCCTCGAACCTCAACACGGCCGTCATCCGCTTCAACGAGTCGATCAGCCGCGACCAGATCGAGGTCCAGAAGCTGATCATGCTCAACATGGACCCGCCGGAGCACACCCGGGTGAGGCAGATCGTCCAGCGCGGCTTCACTCCCCGCGCCATCCGCTCGCTCGAGGACGCCCTGCGCACCCGTGCGGGCTCCATCGTCGAGACGGCGCTCGCGAACGCCGCGCCCGACGGCTCCTTCGACTTCGTCACGAACGTCGCCGTCGAACTCCCGCTCCAGGCCATCGCCGAGCTGATCGGTGTCCCCCAGGACGACCGCACCAAGATCTTCGACTGGTCCAACAAGATGGCCGCGTACGACGACCCGGAGTACGCGATCACCGAGGAGGTCGGCGCCGAGGCCGCCATGGAGATCGTCAGCTACGCCATGAACCTGGCCGCCGCCCGCAAGGAGTGCCCGGCCAAGGACATCGTGAGCCAGCTGGTGGCGGCGGAGGACGAGGGGAACCTCTCCTCGGACGAGTTCGGCTTCTTCGTGATCCTGCTCGCGGTGGCCGGAAACGAGACGACGCGCAACGCCATCACGCACGGCATGCACGCCTTCCTCACCAACCCGGACCAGTGGGAGCTGTTCAAGCGGGAGCGCCCGGAGTCGACGGCGGAGGAGATCGTCCGCTGGGCGACCCCCGTGGTCTCCTTCCAGCGCACCGCGACCCAGGACACGGAGCTCGGCGGCGCGCAGATCAAGAAGGGCGACCGGGTCGGCATCTTCTACTCGTCGGCCAACCACGACCCCGAGGTCTTCGACCGCCCCGATACGTTCGACATCACCCGCGACCCGAACCCGCACCTCGGATTCGGCGGCGGAGGCCCGCACTTCTGCCTCGGCAAGTCGCTGGCCACGCTCGAGATCAACCTCATCTTCAACGCCGTGGCCGACGCCATGCCGGACCTCCGCCTGACCGGCGACCCGCGCAGGCTCCGCTCTGCCTGGCTCAACGGCGTCAAGGAACTTCAGGTCAGCACCGGCTGA